A DNA window from Streptomyces sp. B21-083 contains the following coding sequences:
- a CDS encoding 16S rRNA (uracil(1498)-N(3))-methyltransferase, whose protein sequence is MTAPVFVVERLPDVRQYVLDGPEGRHAVSVKRLKAGETVVLTDGAGRWAEGEVVAAEGKDQLVLRLGSVVEEAAQSPRITVVQALPKGDRGELAVETMTETGVDAIVPWAASRCVTQWRGDRGLKALAKWRATARESGKQSRRVRFPEVADAASSKQVAALLAEADFAAVLHEDREYGSAALATAELPSTGDIVLVVGPEGGVCPEELALFEAAGAKAYRLGASVLRTSTAGTAATALLLGRTGRWS, encoded by the coding sequence GTGACCGCTCCCGTGTTCGTCGTCGAGCGGTTGCCCGATGTCCGCCAGTACGTCCTTGACGGGCCCGAAGGACGCCACGCCGTCTCCGTGAAGCGGCTGAAGGCCGGTGAGACCGTCGTCCTCACCGACGGCGCCGGGCGCTGGGCCGAGGGCGAGGTCGTCGCCGCCGAGGGCAAGGACCAACTGGTGCTGCGGCTCGGGTCGGTCGTCGAGGAAGCCGCCCAGTCTCCTCGTATCACCGTCGTCCAGGCTCTTCCCAAGGGTGACCGGGGCGAGTTGGCCGTCGAGACGATGACCGAGACCGGTGTCGACGCCATCGTTCCCTGGGCCGCCTCGCGGTGCGTCACGCAGTGGCGGGGGGATCGTGGGCTGAAGGCGCTCGCCAAGTGGCGTGCCACCGCCCGGGAATCCGGCAAGCAGTCGCGCCGGGTGCGGTTCCCGGAGGTCGCGGACGCCGCGTCGAGCAAGCAGGTCGCCGCGCTGCTCGCCGAAGCCGACTTCGCCGCCGTACTGCACGAGGACCGTGAGTACGGCAGCGCCGCGCTGGCGACCGCCGAACTCCCCTCCACCGGAGACATCGTGCTGGTCGTCGGGCCCGAAGGCGGCGTCTGCCCCGAGGAGTTGGCCCTCTTCGAGGCGGCGGGGGCGAAGGCGTACCGGCTCGGGGCCAGTGTGCTGCGTACCTCCACCGCCGGAACCGCCGCGACGGCACTGCTGCTCGGCCGCACCGGACGCTGGTCCTAG
- a CDS encoding nitronate monooxygenase, which translates to MSSALTDLFPHPIVQAPMAGGVSLPQLAGAVADAGGLGFLAAGYKTADGMYQEIKQLRGLTGRPFGVNLFMPQPEYPGASTGSTGAAEAAPPYSAAVEVYAHQLAGEATWYDTELGDPDSGRDDGYDAKLAVLLDNPVPVVSFHFGVPSSDVLDSLRRAGTLTLVTATTADEALAVQRAGADAVIVQGVEAGGHQGTHRDNAEADGSAVGLLSLIAQVRETVDLPLVAAGGIMRGSQIAAVLAAGASAAQLGTAFLATPESGAHALHKQALTNPLFVRTELTRAFSGRPARGLVNRFLREHGPYAPAAYPEVHHLTSPVRKKAAAAGDAQGMALWAGQGHRMARELPAGELVRVLVDEIESARDALLGGGERS; encoded by the coding sequence ATGTCCTCCGCACTGACCGATCTCTTCCCTCACCCGATCGTGCAGGCGCCCATGGCGGGCGGCGTTTCCCTCCCGCAGCTCGCCGGTGCCGTCGCCGACGCGGGCGGGCTCGGGTTCCTCGCCGCCGGGTACAAGACCGCGGACGGCATGTACCAGGAGATCAAGCAGCTGCGCGGGCTCACCGGACGCCCCTTCGGCGTGAACCTCTTCATGCCGCAGCCCGAGTATCCCGGTGCAAGCACCGGCTCCACCGGAGCGGCTGAAGCCGCGCCCCCTTATAGCGCCGCCGTCGAGGTCTACGCCCATCAGCTCGCCGGTGAGGCCACCTGGTACGACACCGAGCTGGGCGACCCGGACAGCGGACGTGACGACGGCTACGACGCCAAGCTCGCCGTCCTCCTCGACAACCCGGTCCCGGTCGTCTCCTTCCACTTCGGGGTGCCCAGCAGCGACGTACTGGACTCCCTCCGCCGCGCGGGCACGCTCACCCTGGTCACCGCGACCACCGCCGACGAGGCCCTCGCCGTACAGCGGGCCGGGGCCGACGCCGTGATCGTGCAGGGCGTCGAGGCCGGCGGCCATCAGGGCACCCATCGTGACAACGCCGAGGCGGACGGGTCCGCAGTCGGGCTGCTCTCCCTCATCGCCCAGGTCCGCGAGACCGTCGACCTTCCCCTCGTCGCCGCCGGCGGGATCATGCGCGGCAGCCAGATCGCCGCCGTCCTCGCCGCGGGCGCGAGCGCCGCCCAGCTCGGCACCGCCTTCCTCGCCACCCCCGAGTCCGGCGCCCACGCCCTGCACAAGCAGGCGCTGACCAACCCGCTCTTCGTCCGTACGGAGCTGACGCGCGCGTTCTCCGGCCGGCCCGCCCGGGGTCTGGTGAACCGTTTCCTGCGCGAGCACGGCCCCTACGCGCCCGCCGCCTACCCCGAGGTCCACCACCTCACCTCGCCCGTCCGCAAGAAGGCCGCCGCGGCCGGCGACGCGCAGGGTATGGCGCTCTGGGCGGGACAGGGGCACAGGATGGCCCGTGAGCTTCCGGCGGGGGAGCTGGTGAGGGTGCTGGTGGACGAGATCGAGTCCGCGCGGGACGCGTTGCTGGGCGGGGGCGAGCGTTCGTGA
- the dnaJ gene encoding molecular chaperone DnaJ, with product MATDYYAVLGVRRDASQDEIKKAFRRLARELHPDVNPDPKTQERFKEINAAYEVLSDPQKKQVYDLGGDPLSQAGGGGAGGFGAGGFGNFSDIMDAFFGTASQRGPRSRTRRGQDAMIRLDIELDEAAFGTTKDIQVDTAVVCATCSGEGAAPGTSAQTCDMCRGRGEVSQVTRSFLGQVMTSRPCPQCQGFGTVVPTPCPECAGDGRVRSRRTLTVKIPAGVDNGTRIQLAGEGEVGPGGGPAGDLYVEIHELPHSQFQRRGDDLHCTVTLPMTAASLGTKVPLETLDGLEEVDIRPGTQSGQSIPLHGRGVTHLRGGGRGDLIVHVEVMTPSKLDPEQERLLRELALLRGEERPTGQFQPGQQGLFSRLKDAFNGR from the coding sequence GTGGCCACGGACTACTACGCCGTACTCGGCGTGCGCCGCGACGCGTCCCAGGACGAGATCAAGAAGGCGTTCAGGAGGCTCGCCCGCGAGCTGCACCCGGACGTCAACCCCGATCCGAAGACGCAGGAGCGGTTCAAGGAGATCAACGCCGCGTACGAGGTGTTGTCGGACCCGCAGAAGAAGCAGGTCTACGACCTCGGCGGCGACCCCCTCTCGCAGGCGGGCGGCGGAGGCGCGGGCGGCTTCGGCGCCGGTGGCTTCGGGAACTTCTCGGACATCATGGACGCGTTCTTCGGAACGGCGTCCCAGCGGGGGCCGAGGTCGCGTACGCGGCGCGGCCAGGACGCGATGATCCGGCTCGACATCGAGCTGGACGAGGCCGCCTTCGGGACGACCAAGGACATCCAGGTCGACACGGCCGTGGTGTGCGCCACCTGCAGTGGTGAGGGTGCGGCGCCGGGGACCTCCGCCCAGACCTGCGACATGTGTCGCGGCCGGGGTGAGGTGTCCCAGGTGACGCGGTCCTTCCTGGGCCAGGTCATGACGTCCCGGCCCTGCCCGCAGTGCCAGGGGTTCGGGACGGTCGTTCCGACCCCGTGCCCCGAGTGCGCCGGTGACGGGCGGGTGCGGTCGCGGCGGACGCTGACCGTGAAGATTCCCGCGGGTGTCGACAACGGTACGAGGATCCAGCTCGCCGGTGAGGGTGAGGTGGGGCCCGGTGGTGGCCCTGCCGGTGACCTGTACGTCGAGATCCATGAGCTGCCGCACTCGCAGTTCCAGCGGCGCGGGGACGATCTGCACTGCACGGTGACTCTTCCGATGACGGCGGCGTCGCTGGGCACGAAGGTGCCGCTGGAGACGCTCGACGGGCTGGAGGAGGTCGACATCCGTCCGGGCACGCAGTCCGGGCAGTCGATTCCGCTGCACGGGCGGGGTGTCACGCACCTGCGGGGCGGGGGGCGCGGTGACCTCATCGTCCATGTCGAGGTCATGACCCCGTCGAAGCTCGATCCCGAGCAGGAGCGGTTGCTGCGGGAGCTGGCGCTGCTGCGGGGTGAGGAGCGGCCCACGGGGCAGTTCCAGCCCGGGCAGCAGGGGCTGTTCTCGCGGTTGAAGGACGCGTTCAACGGACGCTGA
- the hrcA gene encoding heat-inducible transcriptional repressor HrcA produces the protein MLSERRLEVLRAIVQDYVGTEEPVGSKALTERHNLGVSPATVRNDMAVLEDEGFIAQPHTSAGRIPTDKGYRLFVDKLAGVKPMTAPERRAIQNFLDGAVDLDDVVGRTVRLLAQLTRQVAVVQYPSLTRSTVRHVELLSLAPARVMLVLITDTGRVEQRMIDCRVPFGETALADLRARLNSRVAGRRFADVPQLVQDLPDAFEGEDRGTVATVLSTLLETLVEETEERLMIGGTPNLTRFGHDFPLTIRPVLEALEEQVVLLKLLGEAGDSSMTVRIGHENKYEGLNSTSVVSVGYGSGGEAVAKLGVVGPTRMDYPGTMGAVRAVARYVGQILAES, from the coding sequence ATGCTCAGTGAACGCAGGCTCGAAGTGCTGCGCGCCATCGTCCAGGACTATGTCGGCACCGAGGAGCCGGTCGGGTCCAAGGCGCTCACCGAGCGGCACAACCTCGGGGTCTCACCGGCGACCGTCCGCAACGACATGGCGGTGCTGGAGGACGAGGGCTTCATCGCCCAGCCCCACACCAGCGCCGGGCGCATCCCGACCGACAAGGGCTACCGGCTCTTCGTCGACAAGCTCGCCGGCGTCAAGCCGATGACCGCGCCAGAGCGGCGTGCCATCCAGAACTTCCTGGACGGCGCCGTCGATCTCGACGACGTGGTCGGGCGGACCGTTCGGTTGCTCGCCCAGCTGACGCGGCAGGTCGCCGTCGTGCAGTATCCGTCGCTCACCCGCTCGACCGTGCGGCACGTGGAGCTGCTCTCGCTCGCTCCCGCGCGCGTGATGCTCGTGCTGATCACGGACACGGGCCGGGTGGAGCAGCGGATGATCGACTGCCGGGTGCCCTTCGGGGAGACGGCACTGGCGGATCTGCGCGCGCGGCTCAACAGCAGGGTCGCGGGCCGCCGGTTCGCGGATGTGCCGCAGCTCGTGCAGGATCTCCCGGACGCCTTCGAGGGGGAGGACCGGGGTACGGTCGCGACGGTGCTCTCCACCCTTCTGGAGACGCTCGTCGAAGAGACCGAGGAGCGGCTGATGATTGGCGGAACGCCCAATCTGACCCGCTTCGGACATGACTTTCCCCTCACTATCCGACCCGTTCTGGAAGCCCTGGAGGAACAGGTCGTACTTCTCAAACTCCTTGGTGAGGCCGGGGATTCGAGCATGACCGTACGAATCGGTCACGAGAACAAATACGAGGGACTCAACTCCACGTCCGTCGTGTCGGTCGGCTACGGTTCGGGCGGCGAGGCAGTGGCCAAGCTCGGCGTGGTCGGACCGACCCGCATGGACTACCCGGGAACGATGGGAGCGGTACGCGCAGTGGCACGGTACGTCGGACAGATCCTGGCGGAGTCCTAA
- a CDS encoding MBL fold metallo-hydrolase: protein MKVTWEEPGWGGLGWERLAAGVGRCRLPGWDCTVGLVTGPGGALLVDAGSSLAEGARLRLEAQSLAGRRVDFLALTHPHFDHVFGAAAFAGAHVLAAGGADGSGSEFGRSGREALCADAVRNGLDARTAEEAADTLVVPRQEVRRSLTVELGDGGPEVALWNVGPGHTSSDLVIVVPGNSDSDPTVVFCGDLVEESGDPQAGPDAVPSHWPTALDRVLALGGEDALYVPGHGAVVDAAFVRAQRDALARRFGVSREPVA, encoded by the coding sequence ATGAAGGTGACTTGGGAAGAGCCTGGGTGGGGCGGCCTGGGCTGGGAGCGGCTGGCGGCCGGGGTGGGGCGGTGCAGGCTGCCGGGGTGGGACTGCACGGTGGGGCTGGTGACCGGGCCGGGCGGCGCGCTGCTCGTCGACGCCGGATCGAGTCTCGCGGAGGGCGCGAGACTGCGCCTGGAGGCCCAGTCGCTCGCCGGGCGCCGTGTGGACTTCCTCGCACTCACGCACCCCCATTTCGATCATGTTTTCGGGGCGGCGGCATTCGCGGGTGCGCACGTCCTGGCGGCAGGGGGCGCGGACGGTTCGGGAAGCGAATTCGGGAGATCGGGGCGCGAGGCGTTGTGCGCGGACGCGGTACGCAACGGTCTGGACGCCCGTACGGCGGAGGAGGCGGCGGACACCTTGGTCGTTCCGCGCCAGGAGGTCCGAAGGAGCCTCACCGTCGAGCTGGGCGACGGCGGCCCGGAAGTCGCCCTGTGGAACGTGGGCCCGGGCCACACCAGCAGCGACCTGGTGATCGTCGTACCCGGCAACAGCGACAGCGACCCGACGGTCGTCTTCTGCGGCGACCTGGTCGAGGAGTCGGGCGACCCCCAGGCGGGCCCCGACGCCGTACCGTCGCACTGGCCGACGGCCCTGGACCGCGTCCTCGCCCTGGGCGGCGAGGACGCGCTGTACGTACCCGGCCACGGCGCGGTGGTGGACGCGGCGTTCGTACGGGCCCAACGGGACGCCCTGGCAAGGCGTTTCGGCGTGTCGCGGGAGCCGGTGGCCTGA